A genomic window from Carcharodon carcharias isolate sCarCar2 chromosome X, sCarCar2.pri, whole genome shotgun sequence includes:
- the cd63 gene encoding CD63 antigen has protein sequence MAVEGGMKCVKYLIFIFNFLFWISGIALIVVGILVQTKMNGTLHITSVAASGAPIVIIIVGVVINFVAFFGCCGAWKENYCMVTTFAVLLLLIFIVEIAAAIAGYVFKDQIRGVFEKSFNATMQHYNTSDNARNIDSLQEQFHCCGSAYYTDWFPHKVPDSCCKIRTHNCGFNVTAGNIYQEGCVNVINDWLKNNIVIVAGVALGIALFQLLGIIFACVLMKGIRSGYEVM, from the exons ATCTCTGGCATTGCCCTCATTGTGGTTGGTATTCTGGTCCAGACCAAAATGAATGGCACCCTACATATCACCAGTGTCGCTGCCTCCGGAGCTCCCATTGTAATCATCATAGTTGGAGTAGTCATCAACTTTGTTGCCTTCTTTGGTTGCTGTGGTGCCTGGAAGGAAAACTACTGCATGGTGACCACG TTTGCAGTTCTGCTCCTCCTGATTTTCATTGTGGAAATTGCTGCTGCCATTGCTGGTTATGTTTTCAAGGACCAG ATTCGTGGTGTCTTTGAGAAGTCGTTTAATGCCACTATGCAGCATTACAACACATCGGACAATGCCCGCAACATTGACAGCTTACAGGAACAG TTTCACTGCTGTGGAAGTGCCTATTACACAGACTGGTTTCCCCATAAAGTTCCTGATTCCTGTTGTAAGATTCGCACACACAACTGTGGGTTCAACGTGACTGCTGGCAATATATACCAAGAG GGTTGTGTGAACGTTATTAATGATTGGCTTAAAAACAACATTGTGATTGTTGCAGGCGTAGCTCTGGGCATTGCCTTATTCCAG CTCCTTGGAATCATCTTCGCATGCGTGCTGATGAAAGGCATCCGAAGTGGCTATGAAGTGATGTAG